The Opitutales bacterium ASA1 genome window below encodes:
- a CDS encoding ABC transporter ATP-binding protein, with protein MSAVLSIRNLVVGFETDSGIVRAVDGVSFDVPAGRTLGIVGESGCGKSVTAFSIMRLLPRPAGRVMDGQIVFEGRDLVTVDDEAMHAVRGNRIGMVFQEPLSALNPVHTIGRQLSEVFLLHKTKDENEALRMSIEMLAHVGIPSPEIRVGEYPHQLSGGMRQRVVIAMALACKPALLIADEPTTALDVTIQAQILELMRKLQRELGMSIILITHDLGVVAENCDEVVVMYAGRIAERGPVERIFAYPKHPYTRGLLASIPRLEHRRKERLAVIEGLVPSLAEMPRGCRFQNRCPWAADACKAQPPLETVAPEHEAACWRWREIEQKETAVR; from the coding sequence GTGAGCGCGGTCCTCTCCATCCGCAACCTCGTGGTCGGCTTCGAGACCGACTCCGGCATCGTCCGGGCCGTCGACGGCGTGAGCTTCGACGTGCCCGCCGGACGCACGCTCGGCATCGTCGGCGAGTCCGGCTGCGGCAAGAGCGTCACCGCATTCTCGATCATGCGCCTGCTGCCCCGCCCCGCCGGGCGCGTGATGGACGGACAAATCGTCTTCGAAGGACGCGATCTCGTGACCGTCGACGACGAAGCCATGCACGCCGTCCGCGGCAACCGCATCGGCATGGTCTTCCAAGAGCCGCTCAGCGCCCTCAATCCCGTCCACACGATCGGGCGGCAACTCTCCGAGGTGTTCCTCCTCCACAAGACGAAGGACGAGAACGAGGCCCTGCGCATGTCCATCGAGATGCTCGCGCACGTCGGCATCCCTTCGCCCGAGATCCGCGTCGGCGAATACCCGCACCAGCTCTCCGGCGGCATGCGCCAGCGCGTGGTCATCGCCATGGCCCTCGCCTGCAAACCCGCGCTGCTCATCGCCGACGAGCCGACCACTGCCCTGGACGTCACCATCCAGGCGCAGATCCTCGAACTGATGCGCAAGCTCCAGCGCGAGTTGGGCATGTCCATCATCCTCATCACGCACGACCTCGGCGTGGTCGCGGAGAACTGCGACGAGGTGGTCGTGATGTACGCCGGCCGCATCGCCGAACGCGGACCCGTCGAGCGCATCTTCGCGTATCCGAAACACCCCTACACGCGCGGGCTGCTCGCCTCGATTCCCCGGCTCGAACACCGCCGCAAGGAGCGCCTCGCCGTAATCGAAGGGCTCGTTCCTTCCCTCGCCGAAATGCCCCGAGGCTGTCGTTTTCAAAATCGCTGCCCGTGGGCCGCGGACGCGTGCAAGGCTCAGCCTCCACTCGAGACCGTCGCCCCGGAACACGAAGCCGCCTGCTGGCGTTGGCGCGAGATCGAGCAGAAGGAGACCGCCGTCCGATGA
- a CDS encoding dipeptide ABC transporter ATP-binding protein produces MNPSPANAAPPAPLLEARGIKMHFPVREGILLRAAKTCKAVDGVDLTLARGETLGLVGESGCGKSTLGRCITRLYKPTAGSILFEGADLAPLRGRALKPYRRQIQMVFQDPVDSLNSRHTVGEILEEPFIIHGQGDTAERRKRVQELLDHVGMPKGAAEKFPFEFSGGQRQRIGIARAMALRPKLIVCDEPVSALDVSIQSQVLNLLMDLQRELGLSYVFIAHNLAVVKHISDRVAIMYLGNIVEIAGADDIYVSPRHPYTRALLSAIPMPDPTRRRERIVLSGDVPSPIDPPTGCPFHTRCPYVQERCRVEKPLLRVAADKNGTPHQVACHYDL; encoded by the coding sequence ATGAACCCGTCTCCCGCGAACGCGGCCCCACCCGCCCCGCTCCTCGAAGCACGCGGCATCAAGATGCACTTCCCCGTGCGCGAAGGCATCCTGCTGCGCGCGGCCAAGACCTGCAAAGCCGTCGACGGCGTCGACCTCACGCTCGCCCGCGGCGAGACGCTCGGCCTGGTCGGAGAGTCCGGCTGCGGCAAGAGCACGCTCGGTCGCTGTATCACGCGTCTCTACAAGCCGACCGCCGGCAGCATCCTCTTCGAGGGAGCCGACCTGGCTCCGTTGCGTGGTCGCGCGCTCAAACCCTACCGCCGCCAGATCCAGATGGTCTTTCAGGATCCGGTCGACTCGCTCAACTCCCGCCACACCGTCGGCGAGATCCTGGAGGAGCCGTTCATCATCCACGGTCAAGGCGACACCGCCGAACGCCGCAAGCGCGTGCAGGAACTGCTCGACCACGTCGGCATGCCCAAGGGCGCGGCGGAGAAGTTTCCCTTCGAGTTCTCGGGCGGTCAGCGCCAGCGCATCGGCATCGCCCGCGCCATGGCTCTGCGCCCGAAGTTGATCGTCTGCGACGAACCCGTCTCCGCCCTCGACGTCTCGATCCAGTCCCAAGTGCTCAACTTGCTCATGGACCTGCAGCGCGAGCTGGGACTCTCCTACGTGTTCATCGCGCACAACCTCGCGGTGGTGAAACACATCTCCGATCGCGTCGCGATCATGTACCTAGGCAACATCGTGGAGATCGCCGGAGCCGACGACATCTACGTGTCTCCACGGCATCCCTACACCCGCGCGCTGCTCTCGGCCATACCCATGCCCGATCCGACGCGCCGCCGCGAACGCATCGTCTTGTCGGGCGACGTCCCCTCGCCCATCGACCCGCCGACCGGTTGCCCGTTTCACACCCGGTGCCCTTACGTGCAAGAACGTTGCCGAGTCGAGAAACCGCTCCTGCGCGTAGCAGCCGACAAGAACGGCACGCCCCATCAAGTGGCCTGCCACTACGACCTCTGA
- a CDS encoding galactose mutarotase has product MKQLRHWTFIAASGLVAAAFSGCGGGSPSGVTKQAWGSTPDGIAVDLYTLRNAKGAEATITNYGGIVVTLTMPDRTGAMADIVLGYDNLQGYIDKTPYFGALIGRYGNRIGDATFSIDGQTYTLAKNDGPNSLHGGVKGFDKVVWTAKPAASPAGPALELTYLSKDGEEGFPGNLDVKAVYTLTNDNELRLDFTATTDKATVVNLTHHSYFNLRGQGDGDILGHEVVINASHITPVNQTLITTGELAPVAGTPFDFRTPVAIGARINDPDTQLQYGPGYDHNWVIDKPAGELALHATVYEPTTGRVMEVLSDEPGLQFYAGNFLDGTITGKGGVVYQHRTGFCMEPQHFPDSPNKPQFPSVILRPGENYSNTIIYRFTAR; this is encoded by the coding sequence ATGAAGCAACTCCGCCATTGGACGTTCATCGCCGCCTCGGGACTCGTCGCCGCCGCCTTTTCAGGCTGCGGTGGGGGCTCGCCGAGCGGTGTCACGAAGCAAGCCTGGGGCTCCACGCCCGACGGCATCGCCGTGGATCTTTACACGCTGCGCAACGCCAAGGGCGCCGAAGCCACCATTACGAACTACGGCGGCATCGTCGTCACCCTCACGATGCCCGACCGCACCGGAGCGATGGCCGACATCGTGCTCGGCTACGACAACCTTCAGGGCTACATCGACAAGACACCCTACTTCGGAGCCCTCATCGGTCGTTACGGCAACCGCATCGGCGACGCGACTTTCTCGATCGACGGGCAAACCTACACGCTCGCCAAGAACGACGGACCCAACTCGCTGCACGGCGGCGTAAAGGGATTCGACAAGGTCGTCTGGACCGCGAAGCCCGCCGCCTCGCCCGCCGGTCCCGCCCTCGAACTCACCTACCTGTCCAAGGACGGCGAAGAAGGCTTCCCGGGCAACCTCGACGTGAAGGCAGTCTACACCCTCACCAACGACAACGAACTGCGCCTCGACTTCACCGCCACCACGGACAAGGCCACCGTCGTCAACCTCACCCACCACTCCTACTTCAACCTCCGCGGCCAAGGCGACGGCGACATCCTCGGCCACGAAGTCGTGATCAACGCCTCCCACATCACGCCCGTGAACCAGACGCTCATCACCACCGGCGAACTCGCCCCCGTCGCCGGCACGCCCTTCGACTTCCGCACCCCCGTCGCGATCGGCGCCCGAATCAACGATCCGGATACTCAGCTCCAGTACGGCCCCGGCTACGACCACAATTGGGTCATCGACAAGCCCGCCGGCGAACTCGCACTCCACGCCACCGTCTACGAGCCGACCACCGGGCGCGTGATGGAAGTCCTCAGCGACGAGCCCGGTCTCCAGTTCTACGCCGGCAACTTCCTCGACGGCACGATCACCGGCAAGGGCGGCGTAGTCTACCAGCACCGCACCGGCTTCTGCATGGAACCGCAGCACTTCCCCGACTCGCCCAACAAGCCCCAGTTCCCGTCCGTGATCCTCCGCCCCGGCGAGAACTACTCCAACACGATCATCTACCGCTTCACCGCACGCTGA
- a CDS encoding sodium:solute symporter, which produces MHWIDWIVIFAYFCVIAWVAWWYGRHQKDTNDYFLAGRNAGWVVIGASIFTSNIGSEHIVGLAGQGAFTGMAMAHWELHAWCLIVLAGFFVPFYYKAGVQTIPEFLEKRFSARSRLVLSCVSLVAYVFTKVSVTVYAGAIVFQALLPEISLEIGGFTANAFWIGALTTVTLTGVYTVFGGMRAIMNTATPQAVIILFGSFVITYIGLDKLGGWDELVAMCRENKENFALWRPLSDPGFPWLGVLIASPIIGLWYWCTDQYIVQRALSAKDLATARRGSLFGGLLKIWPVLIFLVPGLIGWALHQKGVITLPPKIVGGEIVGAIDGDQVFPTLVKALLPTGIRGLIVACLLAALMSSLASLFNSSASLFTVDIYEKLRPGKSQKHLLGVGRLTTALIVVLGILWIPVMAKVSGGGLYQYLQSVQGYLAPPITAVFFIGMAWPRINSAGATSALVGGFLLGMIKLTLQTFYGAGKIEDPALLAAIGDFNFLYATGVLFLASAIILVVVSLLTAPPPHEKTYGLTYGSIHQVHGAEIKESWDTGNKVLAVAILVLVIGMYTYFSFWLG; this is translated from the coding sequence ATGCACTGGATAGACTGGATCGTCATCTTCGCCTACTTCTGCGTGATCGCGTGGGTCGCCTGGTGGTACGGACGCCATCAGAAGGACACCAACGATTACTTCCTCGCCGGCCGCAACGCCGGATGGGTCGTGATCGGAGCCTCCATCTTCACTTCCAACATCGGCTCCGAGCACATCGTCGGACTCGCCGGTCAGGGCGCCTTCACCGGCATGGCGATGGCTCACTGGGAGTTGCACGCGTGGTGCCTCATCGTCCTCGCCGGCTTCTTCGTGCCGTTCTACTACAAGGCCGGCGTGCAAACGATTCCCGAGTTCCTCGAGAAACGCTTCAGCGCGCGCAGCCGCCTCGTGCTCTCGTGCGTGTCCCTCGTGGCCTACGTGTTCACGAAAGTGAGCGTCACGGTCTACGCCGGCGCCATCGTCTTCCAGGCGCTCCTTCCGGAGATCTCGCTCGAGATCGGCGGCTTCACCGCCAACGCCTTCTGGATCGGCGCTCTCACGACGGTGACTCTCACCGGCGTCTACACCGTCTTCGGCGGCATGCGCGCGATCATGAACACCGCCACCCCGCAGGCCGTGATCATCCTCTTCGGCTCGTTCGTCATCACCTACATCGGCTTGGACAAGCTCGGCGGCTGGGACGAACTCGTCGCGATGTGCCGCGAGAACAAGGAGAACTTCGCTCTCTGGCGCCCGCTGTCCGACCCCGGCTTCCCGTGGCTCGGCGTGCTCATCGCCTCGCCCATCATCGGCCTCTGGTACTGGTGCACGGATCAATACATCGTCCAACGCGCCCTGTCCGCCAAGGACCTCGCCACCGCCCGCCGTGGCTCCCTCTTCGGAGGTCTCCTCAAGATCTGGCCCGTGCTGATCTTCCTGGTCCCCGGTCTCATCGGCTGGGCTCTGCACCAAAAGGGCGTCATCACCCTCCCGCCCAAGATCGTCGGCGGAGAGATCGTCGGCGCGATCGACGGCGACCAAGTCTTCCCCACGCTGGTCAAGGCACTCCTCCCCACCGGCATTCGCGGCCTGATCGTCGCGTGTCTGCTCGCGGCGTTGATGAGCTCGCTCGCGTCGCTCTTCAACTCGTCCGCCTCCCTCTTCACGGTCGACATCTACGAGAAGCTCCGCCCCGGCAAGTCGCAGAAGCACCTCCTCGGCGTCGGACGTTTGACGACTGCCCTCATCGTCGTGCTCGGCATCCTCTGGATCCCCGTCATGGCCAAGGTCTCCGGCGGCGGCCTTTATCAATACCTGCAAAGCGTGCAGGGTTACCTCGCGCCACCGATCACTGCGGTGTTCTTCATCGGCATGGCATGGCCGCGCATCAACTCCGCTGGTGCCACCTCGGCGCTCGTCGGCGGCTTCCTCCTCGGCATGATCAAGCTCACGCTCCAGACCTTCTACGGTGCAGGCAAGATCGAGGACCCCGCCCTCCTCGCGGCGATCGGCGACTTCAACTTCCTCTACGCCACCGGCGTGCTCTTCCTCGCCAGCGCGATCATCCTCGTAGTCGTTTCGTTGCTCACGGCCCCGCCTCCGCACGAGAAGACCTACGGCCTCACCTACGGCTCGATCCATCAGGTCCACGGCGCCGAGATCAAGGAGAGCTGGGACACCGGCAACAAGGTCCTCGCCGTGGCGATCCTCGTGCTCGTGATCGGAATGTACACCTACTTCAGCTTCTGGCTCGGCTGA
- the abfB gene encoding alpha-L-arabinofuranosidase AbfB codes for MKFRLSLLAAGLAVFAASLHAAPVDTRVNGVIRADKPGAVIDRNIYGHFSEHLGRCIYEGIWVGEDSPIPNTRGIRNDTVAALKAIKVPVLRWPGGCFADEYHWKDGIGPREKRPSMINTHWGGVVENNHFGTHEFLDLCEQIGTEPFISVNVGSGTIQEMREWIEYMTSDADSPMTRLRKANGREKPWKIKYLGLGNENWGCGGEMRPEYYADVYRRYKTYAKNYADNRLFRIACGASGNDYNWTETLMTMAGRHMDGLSLHYYTLPTGSWRGSKGSATDFDEDAWHTTLWRTLFIDDYIRKHSEIMDKHDPEKRIGLMVDEWGTWYDVEPGTNPGFLYQQNTLRDAIVAGLNLHVFHAHADRVRMANIAQVINVLQAMILTDKEKLVVTPTYHVFEMFTVHHDATSLPVDFVGPDYVRGDRSIPAASISASRDASGKIHVSLVNTDPGRDLDVSLRLAGVGTTAVQGRILTADTINAHNTFEAPRTIAPTAFRGASLAGDSLEVKLPARSVVVLELN; via the coding sequence ATGAAATTCCGTCTCTCTCTGCTCGCCGCCGGCCTCGCCGTCTTCGCCGCAAGTCTCCACGCCGCTCCGGTCGACACCCGCGTCAACGGCGTGATCCGCGCCGACAAACCCGGCGCCGTCATCGACCGCAACATCTACGGGCACTTCTCCGAACACCTCGGCCGCTGCATCTACGAGGGCATCTGGGTCGGCGAGGATTCTCCCATCCCCAACACCCGCGGCATCCGCAACGACACGGTCGCGGCCCTGAAGGCCATCAAGGTCCCCGTCCTGCGCTGGCCGGGCGGCTGCTTCGCCGACGAGTATCACTGGAAGGACGGCATCGGCCCACGCGAGAAACGCCCCTCGATGATCAACACGCACTGGGGCGGCGTGGTGGAGAACAACCACTTCGGCACGCACGAGTTTCTCGACCTATGCGAGCAGATCGGCACCGAGCCTTTCATCTCCGTCAACGTCGGCAGCGGCACGATCCAAGAAATGCGCGAGTGGATCGAATACATGACCTCCGACGCCGACTCGCCCATGACGCGCCTGCGCAAGGCCAACGGCCGCGAGAAGCCGTGGAAGATCAAATACCTCGGCCTCGGCAACGAGAACTGGGGCTGCGGCGGCGAGATGCGACCGGAGTACTACGCCGACGTCTACCGTCGCTACAAAACCTACGCCAAGAACTACGCCGACAACCGCCTCTTCCGCATCGCCTGCGGCGCCAGCGGCAACGACTACAACTGGACCGAGACGCTCATGACCATGGCCGGCCGCCACATGGACGGGCTCTCCCTTCACTACTACACGTTGCCCACCGGCTCGTGGCGCGGCTCGAAGGGCTCCGCGACCGACTTCGACGAAGACGCTTGGCACACCACGCTCTGGCGCACGCTCTTCATCGACGACTACATCCGCAAGCACTCCGAGATCATGGACAAGCACGACCCCGAGAAACGCATCGGGCTCATGGTCGACGAATGGGGCACATGGTACGACGTCGAACCCGGCACCAACCCCGGCTTCCTCTACCAGCAGAACACGCTGCGCGACGCCATCGTCGCCGGACTCAACCTCCACGTCTTCCACGCCCACGCCGACCGCGTCCGCATGGCCAACATCGCTCAAGTGATCAACGTGCTCCAAGCGATGATCCTCACCGACAAGGAGAAACTCGTCGTCACGCCGACCTACCACGTCTTCGAGATGTTCACCGTCCACCACGACGCCACCTCGCTGCCCGTCGACTTCGTCGGACCGGACTACGTGCGCGGTGATCGCTCGATCCCGGCCGCCAGCATCTCCGCCTCGCGCGACGCCTCCGGGAAGATCCACGTCTCGCTCGTCAACACCGACCCCGGCCGCGACCTCGACGTTTCCCTTCGTCTCGCCGGAGTCGGCACGACCGCCGTCCAAGGACGTATCCTCACCGCGGATACGATCAACGCCCACAACACCTTCGAGGCGCCTCGCACGATCGCACCCACCGCCTTCCGCGGGGCCTCGCTCGCGGGCGACTCCCTCGAAGTGAAACTCCCCGCCCGCTCGGTCGTCGTCCTCGAGCTGAACTGA